The following are encoded together in the Lathyrus oleraceus cultivar Zhongwan6 chromosome 3, CAAS_Psat_ZW6_1.0, whole genome shotgun sequence genome:
- the LOC127128774 gene encoding peptidyl-prolyl cis-trans isomerase FKBP19, chloroplastic, whose protein sequence is MASILSFTVASLSLPKSQSQDPESSCSGKSGSCCFPLSLERRKMILSSVAVIAGSFCKGGISLASEFADMPALRGKDYGKTKMRYPDYVETESGLQYKDLRPGTGPKPKKGEIVVVDWDGYTIGYYGRIFEARNKTKGGSFEGDDKAFFKFRIGSKEVIPAFEEAVSGMSLGGIRRIIVPPELGYPENDYNKGGPRPMTFSGQRALDFVLKNQGLIDKTLLFDIELMKIIPN, encoded by the exons ATGGCTTCAATTTTGTCCTTTACCGTTGCATCTCTTTCTCTCCCAAAATCTCAATCTCAG GATCCCGAATCTTCTTGCTCCG GTAAGAGTGGTAGTTGTTGTTTCCCGCTATCGCTTGAACGGAGAAAGATGATTCTCTCTTCCGTCGCGGTTATCGCCGGAAGCTTTTGCAAAGGCGGAATTTCTCTTGCATCTGAATTTGCTGACA TGCCTGCGCTTAGAGGGAAGGATTATGGTAAAACAAAAATGCGATACCCAGACTATGTAGAAACTGAATCTGGACTACAATATAAG GACTTGCGACCAGGGACTGGCCCCAAACCAAAGAAAGGAGAGATAGTAGTG GTAGACTGGGATGGCTACACCATAGGTTATTATGGTCGCATATTTGAAGCCCGGAATAAAACGAAAGGTGGTTCCTTTGAG GGCGATGACAAGGCCTTTTTCAAATTCAGAATAGGATCTAAAGAG GTAATACCAGCTTTTGAAGAGGCTGTTTCAGGCATGTCTCTTGGAGGCATTCGAAG GATAATTGTGCCCCCAGAACTTGGATATCCTGAGAATGATTATAATAAAGGTGGCCCAAGACCTATGACATTCTCG GGCCAACGAGCTTTGGATTTTGTGCTAAAGAACCAAGGGCTAATAGACAAGACTCTCTTGTTTGATATTGAGCTAATGAAGATTATTCCAAACTGA
- the LOC127128775 gene encoding uncharacterized protein LOC127128775, with protein sequence MASSLSLSKLVTPNARSASSPESLRSRSIKTNFLAFNLSSTTFRTNLSASLRTHHENAFKASLRVRCSQTDGNGVPAKRTVLHDLYEKQGQSPWYDNLCRPVTDLIPLIESGVRGVTSNPAIFQKAISSSNAYNDQFRELVQAGKDIESAYWQLVVKDIQDASKLFEQIYDQTDGGDGYVSVEVSPNLADDTEGTIEAAKWLHKLVSRPNVYIKIPATAACVPSIKEVIANGISVNVTLIFSLERYEAVIDAYLDGLEASGLNDLSRVTSVASFFVSRVDTLIDKSLEKIGTPEALNLRGKAAVAQAALAYQLYQRKFSGPRWEALVKKGAKKQRLLWASTSVKNPAYSDTLYVAPLIGPDTVSTMPDQALLAFIDHGAVARTIDSNASEAEGIYNAIQKLGIDWSNVGNQLELEGVDSFKKAFDSLLDSLQEKAKALKLVSK encoded by the exons ATGGCTTCTTCACTTTCACTTTCAAAGCTTGTAACACCAAACGCAAGAAGCGCTTCTTCACCAGAATCGCTTCGGTCCAGATCCATCAAAACAAACTTCCTCGCTTTCAATCTTTCATCAACAACTTTCAGAACTAATCTATCTGCTTCTCTTCGAACTCATCACGAAAACGCTTTCAAAGCGTCTTTAAG GGTTAGATGCTCACAAACAGATGGAAATGGAGTTCCTGCAAAGAGGACAGTACTTCATGATCTTTATGAGAAACAAGGGCAGAGTCCATGGTATGATAACCTCTGCCGACCAGTTACGGATCTGATTCCTCTTATTGAAAGTGGTGTCAGAGGCGTCACTAGTAACCCAGCG ATCTTCCAGAAAGCTATCTCATCTTCAAATGCTTACAATGATCAGTTCAG GGAACTTGTGCAAGCAGGGAAAGACATTGAAAGTGCGTATTGGCAACTTGTAGTGAAGGACATTCAAGACGCTTCCAAACTATTTGAACAAATTTACGATCAAACTGATGGTGGTGATGGCTATGTGTCTGTTGAAGTATCTCCTAATCTTGCTGATGATACTGAAGGAACCATAGAAGCTGCAAAATGGCTCCATAAATTGGTTTCTCGCCCCAATGTTTATATTAAGATTCCAGCTACAGCTGCTTGTGTCCCTTCAATAAAGGAAGTGATTGCCAATGGAATAAGTGTGAACGTGACT CTGATATTCTCTCTTGAAAGATATGAAGCTGTAATTGACGCTTACTTGGATGGTCTTGAGGCATCTGGTTTAAATGACCTCTCTAGAGTCACAAGTGTTGCCTCTTTCTTTGTCAGTCGAGTGGACACTCTCATTGACAAAAGCCTTGAGAAAATTGGCACTCCAGAGGCCCTTAATCTGCGTGGAAAG GCAGCAGTAGCCCAAGCAGCACTGGCTTACCAGCTTTACCAAAGGAAGTTTTCTGGTCCAAGGTGGGAAGCTCTAGTTAAAAAGGGAGCCAAAAAGCAAAGGCTCCTTTGGGCTTCTACCAGTGTTAAGAATCCTGCCTACTCTGACACCTTATATGTTGCTCCTCTTATTGGACCCGACACC GTATCTACCATGCCAGACCAAGCTCTTCTAGCATTTATCGATCATGGTGCTGTAGCCAGGACAATAGACTCAAATGCATCTGAAGCTGAAGGAATATACAATGCTATTCAGAAATTGGGTATTGATTGGAGCAATGTTGGTAACCAGCTTGAACTTGAAGGAGTTGATTCATTTAAGAAAGCCTTTGATAGCCTTCTGGATTCACTGCAGGAGAAGGCAAAAGCTCTTAAATTGGTCAGTAAGTGA